From Coffea arabica cultivar ET-39 chromosome 9c, Coffea Arabica ET-39 HiFi, whole genome shotgun sequence, one genomic window encodes:
- the LOC140014098 gene encoding uncharacterized protein, with translation MTFHRTVVLFKTRSEDASHCRNLFPPKIWRRFKNTEQKVGAHRVIEFDGPSGVYKVITGRLVDGKGDNTQTVRFFDKACSCEKWQNYRLLCSYALAVCRNRGDNLELLVDQQFTKTRWAVQYSGKFNPLPHQDIWLHPGWELQADRSKFVARRAGRVRANRIRNEMDERDPDEPRRCRNCHQTGYGILIFD, from the exons ATGACATTCCATCGGACAGTTGTGTTATTTAAGACGAGAAGTGAAGATGCTTCACATTGTCGCAATCTTTTCCCCCCAAAGATATGGCGGCGTTTTAAGAATACTGAGCAGAAGGTAGGCGCCCACAGAGTCATTGAGTTCGATGGCCCATCGGGCGTATATAAGGTTATCACAGGTCGGCTTGTCGATGGTAAAGGAGACAATACGCAAACCGTCAGGTTTTTTGATAAGGCATGCTCTTGTGAAAAGTGGCAGAATTATAGGCTTCTTTGTTCATACGCTTTGGCGGTGTGCAGGAATAGAGGTGACAATCTGGAATTGCTTGTGGATCAGCAGTTTACCAAAACGAGGTGGGCCGTGCAGTATTCAGGGAAGTTTAACCCACTGCCGCATCAAGATATTTGGCTCCATCCTGGATGGGAACTGCAGGCAGATAGGAGCAAGTTTGTTGCACGTCGGGCAGGGCGGGTTCGAGCTAACAGAATTCGAAATGAGATGGATGAAAGGGATCCAGACGAACCAAGAAGATGTCGAAATTGTCATCAGACAG GATATGGTATTTTGATATTTGATTGA
- the LOC140014099 gene encoding uncharacterized protein codes for MWSINHNREFRVIESKSNTWFAKCKSSIERTPSTSTAPSYPPCDWCVRTVKKKTHGMWQITKWINDHNCLGDMIRNNNTSLTASVISRHILRSIEDDPRLKVKNILSFVKENLKVDVSYKKAWYARRKAIELVFGSWEANFAELPQYFDALVQSNPGTVVEWSHHSDGSDQVKTFKYVFWAFGPAIKAFHMCRSVICVDGTHLRGEYKGKLLVTVTQDANNNILPIAYAIVDKETISSWSWFMEQLRYNVALDRHPICVISDRHNGIIYTMTHFDYWEEPLAYHKFCLRHVRSNLIRHFKGLHLKRLCWAIGRTRQLRK; via the coding sequence ATGTGGTCCATCAATCACAATAGGGAATTCAGAGTTATTGAGAGTAAGAGTAACACGTGGTTTGCTAAATgcaaatcatcaattgaaagaaCTCCTTCCACATCAACCGCGCCGTCGTATCCACCATGCGACTGGTGTGTTAGAACCGTAAAGAAAAAGACTCATGGAATGTGGCAAATTACAAAATGGATTAATGACCATAACTGTTTAGGCGACATGATTAGAAATAACAATACAAGTCTGACGGCTTCCGTTATTTCAAGGCACATACTCCGTAGCATTGAAGATGATCCTAGATTAAAGGTCAAGAACATACTAAGTTTCGTTAAAGAAAACTTGAAGGTTGATGTGTCTTACAAAAAAGCCTGGTATGCCAGACGTAAAGCAATTGAGCTTGTGTTTGGATCTTGGGAGGCGAATTTTGCCGAACTACCACAGTATTTCGATGCCCTGGTGCAATCCAATCCAGGTACCGTGGTGGAGTGGTCGCATCATTCGGATGGTTCGGATCAAGTTAAGACTTTTAAGTATGTATTCTGGGCCTTTGGACCGGCTATTAAAGCATTTCACATGTGCAGGTCGGTTATATGTGTTGATGGCACTCATTTGCGTGGCGAATACAAGGGCAAACTCCTTGTTACAGTCACTCAAGATGCGAACAACAATATTCTGCCAATTGCTTATGCCATAGTAGATAAGGAGACGATTTCCAGTTGGTCGTGGTTTATGGAACAATTAAGATATAATGTGGCACTTGATCGACATCCTATCTGTGTCATTTCCGATCGCCACAACGGTATCATCTATACCATGACACACTTTGATTATTGGGAAGAACCTTTGGCCTACCATAAGTTTTGCCTGCGACATGTTAGGAGCAATTTGATAAGACACTTCAAAGGTTTACACCTTAAAAGGTTGTGTTGGGCAATAGGAAGGACAAGACAATTGCGCAAGTAG